atgcCGGATAAAGCATACTTTAAtagtgaatgaatgaggaaaatgcaTATTGTATTTAATAGCTggattatttctttctttctttctttctttctttctttctttctttctttctttctttctttctttctttctttctttctttctttctttctttctttctttctttctttctttctttctttctttcttttcttttaatcagAGCGCTCTAAAGTTCCAACATTGACTTTGAAAGTAGTTTTTGCAACATGATGATCACTGTGCACATCTCAGACCTTGTCTCTTACCCAACCGTCCTCTTTGCAACCTGTCAGCGTTCATCAATAATGGAGAGGAGACAAgtacaacatgtttttttttttttggtatgtgtgTTTCTATTTGGGAAATCCATGTGGGAATAAAGGAACATTTTCTTTTGGACTGTCAACTCAATACACATTTGCATGAATATTTCACGGACAGctcgaaaaaaaagaaactacaaATTGAATAAACTTATTTTAAGTTCCAACAGTGAAAATAATTCATCACAGACCCTATGATAAGAACTCTGTAAGTACCAACACATATTACAACGTTACAATaggaagttaaaaataaataaataaataaaatccaagtGATGTTACAAATAAAGCAAACAAGCATTGAAAATGGCTTTACATGATTTTGGGGGAATCTCTGCCTAAAAGATcttcaataaaaacaatttctcaTCAATCTGTTCATACATTTTCATTAAGACTGTATAAACAGCTGTGTTAATTGGGTTCTGTCTGCCCCAAATCCTGTTAATTTTGGTTCTTGTGTATCCAGACAGGGAAGATTTAATTTGTCACTGACAATATGGTGGCTTTTCTCCCCCTAGAGTCCAAACCGACTGGCCCGCGGTGCTCATTTGTGTGCAATAATTTGACAGAGACATAAATGAAGTCAAATGAGAGAAAGAGGCATCGTGTGATTGAGAGGGTGATGGATTGAGACACCGAACAAGAAACAAATGAGCGAGCCTGAAACAGATATTGCTGAGCGACAGGATTGATGTTTGCTAGAAACATCTCAATCTATCAACACTAACAAATATCTTGAGGCAGAGTTACTCTACATGATGTGAACACTAATGTGTGAATAAAGTCTAGCGTACTGCGCATCCCCACCCCCAAATTATATCATgtgattaatatacagtatcACACATGTTCACTTTTGCACCGAGTCTGCATGCCAGCCATTCAGAAGGTACATAAATCATTCAGTCGCAGTCCCAGCTAGAGGAAATTTAGTCTTCAGTCGGAATTTTCAGCAAGACCTACCAAAAATCTAATCGGGAAAACTGTGGTCAAGGTAATAAAATGCAGTTATGGTTAACACTGATAATACTGATGAGctgctttgaaaaaaagaaacatttattcTGATATCATTAATGTCATATTAATCCTCTATAAGATGGCAACCaatccgttttttttcccacagacTGCCAAACCACCTGTTTTGTAGACTTGTTTTTGCAAGCATTATTGTACTAACTGCTATTATTGTACTAACTGTAACTACTGCCTAACTGTGTGGTGTCTCTCAAGTATGAGTggtttatttcactttttattaTACAGTGATTAAATTGTCTTTATATTTGTAAGGCAgttaaaaatgttacttaaAGCACAGACATTGAATTTAGAGTCAAAAAGTCCCAAATTTTGTACTGTACGTAATTATTATACACATGCAAGCAATGCTCCCCTCTAGTGGTCATACTGGGTACCATCTCCAACTCTCTGTAGTCataacaaacaaattaaaattgatttttttttaaggtacagCCAGGTAATTCATAGCGGTAGCTAACAATCGTGACCAGGGTTTGTCTAAATTGTTAAAAGACGATGTACAGTATTAAATCGAACATGTCAGTGTGCAGCAGCATGGATGATTTAACTCTTCATAACCTTGTTTGACTAGTGAaagaaatttttgtttttgtttttattcagatACACAAATGTCAGTTAATTAAACATAATATCTCttagaacaaataaataaataaataaataaacataatatgGTGGTAAAACGAGAGCAGCATgcaaaaagtaaaacatttcaaagaaatttaaaaTCAGACAGATAGAAACTACTGGTGAAGGCTGACTGAGTCTTGTCTGTTTACCATTTAAATTGTCTTAAAGATTGAGTTAACTGACATTTATTTGGTGAGGGAGCAAAACCAGACAGAAGACACACCAGAAGTCAACTTCGAGTGAGTTTGAACGtttattgaaaatgaaaacgaaGCAATGAACCATTGCTGTAAACTTTCAGAAACATAAGGAGGTGATGATAATTTGCTCTTCACTATAAACCTGCTGCTCAACTCAAACACACCAATCACAGCAGCATTTAACTTTCCAAAATTATCACATCCTGAcacaaatgggggaaaaaaaaagtttcagaatTCAGAAAACTCAGTATTGAATTCTAATAAAACTCTTGCCTCATCTCTAGGCAGTATTACGACAGTAAACTATGAGCAAGCAGTATGTATGAGGGTTCGTCACAGATCCAGCATATGCAATAGTTTTAACAATCTCAGCAAATGAATATGCTTCAAATGAAACAACCTCAAACCCATGAAAACTTAAACCATGGGCAGTGTGACGCAAATATTGATGTCTAACAGTCAAACGTCAATGCAGAGCAACAAGATTTACCTGAAAGAAAAGAGTTAAAGATCGACTATtgtgatgaatatttttttttatattattattattcatttctcAAGCAAAAATGCCCAGGACGTGTTGGTGCTTTGCTTGGTGTGCTATGATAAGAGgcaaataatgaatgaatgaatattttcACTGCAGCTTGATATTTGTTTCatatcaataataaaaaaaaaactaaaacataaaTATGTGTTGTTGGCCTGTGTCAAAAGTAAAGTCGCTACTGTGAGGAATGTGAAATCAATTTCTTTTCGCTGCTAACTTGAACAAAGGAAGGCTGACAAAAGTGAACTTGGGCCCgcttgaaaaaaaagtgcacaacaAAACTTGTGAAATGTGAACCTTCCTGCTTGGGATGCAATTCTAAATGACATCCATGTGAGATGTTAATCTGTGCAACGCCGTGGTCCCCAAACCGATGTATCTTTCTTCAGTGCTTCATTCAGTAGATGCTCATGTTCTCCATGACAACAGGTCCGAAATCACAAGTCGGTCCGGTTTACAAAGAAGCGTCACCCGCACATTCGTCCTGAAACGGGTAGCTGATCGCGGGGGGGAAGCCCTGAATGCGAGGCTGCTCATCCATCAACAATAAATCCTCCACGTCCCTCCCGTTGTACCGCCGTCTGGCGATTTTGACCGTCACTTTTCTGCCTTGAAAGACTTTCAGCGCCTCTTTGGAAGCCATGGCTCGGGCGGCGGGCTCGTCGCGCCCGTAGCCCGTGCCCATGTAGACCGTCTGGCAGCGGATCTCGCACACGTGGCCTTCCCTCTGCGCGCGACTTGCCGGCAGGCCGGCGATGTCCTTCAGCGGCACAAAGACGCACGTCAGTGTGCGCTTGCATGACTCCACGCAGCTGCAGAGTATTTCAAAATGGTCCAGGTTGGGGCCGAACCCCCCCGCCGACACCAACTTCCAGGCCACGGCCTTGTAGAGGCGATTGAAGAAAGGCTGGTGCTCCGCCGGAGCCTGCAGGGCCGGCCCGGATTTCTGACTCGTAGGTCGTGCCGACGCTTTCCCGGCCGCTCGAGCCTCGGGCTCATTAGGAGCGTATCTGGCTCGTTTGGCGCAGTTGTCATCGGGAGGTCCTTCGCAAGATGggcaagaaaaaaagagaaaacattTAATGAGCCTGCAACTTCAAGGGTGGGCGTGTAAACAGTAAACACGGAAGCGTTACGTGAATGGAAAGGATGAAAAGCTCACAGGACACTGTCCCTTTTCACAGGCAATATACAAAGGACCtttccactgtttttttgttttttttttaaacaaatgagcTTTGTTAAAGTTACtaagtcaaaaaaatgttttatttgtttttgtttttttctaaacaatGAATGCACCATCTGTTTTCTTCCTGAATAAATCCAATGCACTGCTATTCAAAGCATAAAGTTAatagtaaaatgtatttttgtcatgggatggggggaaaaaaaaaataagatttttttttttaaacaaatgaggTTTGTTTAAGTTACtaagtcaataaaattgttttgcttgttttcttttttttttcttttttttttaacaatgaatGCACCATCGGTTTTCTTCCTGAATAAATCTGCACTGCTATTCAAAGCGTAAAGTTAatagtaaaatgtatttttgtcatgggatgggacaaaaaaaaaaaagaaaaaaagaaaaaaaaaaaagaatctgacTCGCTTCATTTAATTCATTAATCCAGTGTCCAAACTCTTTACTTTTTCCTTTGAGGGCCACAAACAGGAAAATCAAAGGATGCAAGGGGCCACTTTGCCATTTAAAGGGTCAAGCAAtttgtttcacttttattttattattattatttttttttttttttaacggagcccctaaagtaacattggagaaaaaaaaaaagaaagtttcttgtccgaacatgaaagtttcttgtccgaaataaaaagtgaaatttTAACTATCCTAATTGTAAATTGTTTATTTGCATAccttaaaaagctttttttttttttttttttttgtttttttaaagtcaaaagTA
Above is a genomic segment from Festucalex cinctus isolate MCC-2025b chromosome 4, RoL_Fcin_1.0, whole genome shotgun sequence containing:
- the cdkn2aip gene encoding CDKN2A-interacting protein, whose protein sequence is MAKVRTEEDIVSEYLAQNREVAQWVDTLRGYCENNRQWFARREFILKNMDAYPAVKPGVSNSSLDRLLSLSMVWANHVFLGCSYPQAVMDKIKEMGEGILVQDPPVHQSIHKEKCSTSLGPPDDNCAKRARYAPNEPEARAAGKASARPTSQKSGPALQAPAEHQPFFNRLYKAVAWKLVSAGGFGPNLDHFEILCSCVESCKRTLTCVFVPLKDIAGLPASRAQREGHVCEIRCQTVYMGTGYGRDEPAARAMASKEALKVFQGRKVTVKIARRRYNGRDVEDLLLMDEQPRIQGFPPAISYPFQDECAGDASL